The Kordia sp. SMS9 DNA window TCAAAAACCATATTGAATTTTGAAGGTAAATAAAAACTTTGTTAATAACTGTATGGCTTTTGGTTATGTGTTCTATCTAAAATTATTTCTTTACTCTCATTCGTTAGTAAATATCAAGTAGTATAGTAATGTTAGTTTTTTTTATGAAAATAAATGGATTACTTATAAAGTACTAAAATGTAACATTTTTAAAGTTGTGTCTACTAATAATTATAAAATTAATGTTTTCTATAATTCTTTAGAGAATGACTGAAAAAATTAATCAATTAATAGATTTTTTAGAATCCGATGAAACCCATAAAGCTTTTACTGTAATATGTGCCTGTATAGGGGCTTTAGCACTTGCATTTATTTACGGGTATAGTGCTGATGAAGTCAAACTTGGCACATTAATTCTTATGTTGCCATTGGGAGCAATAATTGGGGCATTATTAGGTCAATTAATCATTGTAGGATGCTATATTTTCGTTTGGGGTTCTGTAATTGCACTAGCAGCCTATATAATATACTGGATTCTTTGGTTATTAGGCTCGATAATATATGGTTTATATAATATTGTGTTATGGGAAAATTAATATCTGACTATGAAAATAAAAAGAATGCCAACTCTATCTTGATAGATGGTTTTACACTGCATGTTGCTTGTCTCCATGATATTACTCCAAAAGAATATCTCAAACTAAATGACTATGCAAAAAAAACTTTCAATACATTAATTCAATCACTTGTTTTACATGAAAAAATTAGTGTTGGTAGTGATGTTGTAAACCCAAAAAAACGTTTTCCAGAATTATTTAATTTATTTGGTGATTGTATTCAAGAAATTAATACAATAAATCAAAACGACACTTCACTCTTTAAAAAAGAAATAGTTCGAGATTATAATTTCAATAAAGAAGAATTCTTAAAACTGAACAGAGAAAAAAGTTATGAAGATGAACTTACTAACTTTGTTCAAAAACATTTTTTTGAAAATAATTTAGAACCCAAGGTTGAGATATTAAAAAGGTCAGACACTAACCTGTTTAAAATATTTATTCAGCATCAAAAGTTGAGAGTTAGAATGTACAATGTTGAAGCTGTACACAATGGAATATCTTATCTTCCATCACCATTTAGAGTAAAGCTTTCTGAAATTAAGGAGATGAAAAAAACACTTGCTATGGATTTACTAAATTCTCTCAATGAAGAAATTAGAGTTCCTATCATTAAATCCTTAGCTGAAGATACTGTCTATAGACATCTTCCTTTAGATATATCAACACCGCCTCTACTTAAATTTATAATAAAAGAGGGCGGTAATCAGAGCATACTTAAATCTGCATTAGAAATTAGGAATTTAAAGATTGCAAAGGGTTTTAGAAATCTTTGTAATGATCTTTTAACTGCTGAGGAACTTAGAATTATTACTAAAATAAGGGCAGAGATAGAGGATTTAAAGTCTCTTTGGAAAAATGAACTTCATCAAAAAAATCATACCAAATCGAATGATATTAATTTGAAAGTGTATGGTATCTCTGCAAAGACACCTATTACATGGAAAACCAAGTTTCCGAGAAAAGCTTATCTTTTTATGTATAAAATGGTTAATGCTATTTAGATTCCCTTCTCTACATTTTCATGCTAAAATGGTACCCATACTGCCACCCATAGAACCATTTTAAGTAGTTTAATGAAAATTTATATTGATTATTCAATGGTTTAGCAAAATTTTGTTGGCTTTCGCAGTAGGTTAACAGTCATTTGCTCTACCAACTGAGCTATCGGGGAATACCGTTGTAAAACGGACTATAGTTGTATAGTTAGTTTTTCCTTGATTGTCCAGTAGAAAATTGAAACCCTTTCTATAAAGGGGACACAGCACTTTTTATGTGCATAGTGATGTCTTTAATGAGTCGATATAAAACATGAACTACTTATTTTTTAGATAAGGAGAATTGCATCATGTTGCATTCAAATTCATACAAAAACGGTCAATTTGGTACCCATAGTGGTACCCGCGACGAAACAAAAAAACATAATGATTCAAAGGCTGACAAGCCAAAGATTAACAAAAATGGTACCCATAGGAGCCGAATTATTAAATTTACGGATGTCACGATTCGTCATTTAAAGCCAAAATCAAAGCGAATTGACTATTGGTGCCAGGGATTATCAGGGTTTGGTATTCGTATGTCGCCTCATGGAACAAAAACATGGGTTTATACCTATCGCATTGACGCAAAGAAAAGACGATTGAGTTTAGGCAAATACCCTGCTGTGACATTGAGAGAGGCTAAAATTCTCTATCAAGAGGCTAAAGAGAAAGTTGAAAAGGGTATTGATCCGATTAAAGAGCGCCAAGAACAAAAGCAAAAATCTTTTGATGAATTGACATTACATGAACTCATTACGCTTTATTTAGAACATTGCAAAAAGGCTAAAAAGAAAAGTTATGATATTGAGCGTAAATGTTTAGAAAAAGATATTATTCCTGTATTGGGAAAGCGTAAAATTACCACTATTCAAGCGAAAGACTTATCACAGATATTTCACACGATTATCGTCGAACGTGAAGCTCCAAGCACCGCAACACACCTGTATAGCTATGTCAGACGATTATTTAATTTCGCGGCTGATATGGGATTAATGCGCAGGCGCGATAATCCGTGTTTAGATATCAAACTGAATGTCAAGAAAAAGCAACGCTCACGTCATCTCTCACCACAAGAAATTTATCAATTTTGGCACAATATTGAAACTGTGCCGATGATGCCAGTCACACGATTGGCATTAAAATTTATGCTTGTGACTGTGGCGCGTGGGTGTGAGGTTCGATTAATGAAATGGTCGGATATTAACTGGAAAGACCGTATCTGGACATTACCGATGACAAAAAATGGGCATTTACATCGTATTTATTTAAGCGATTTAGCTTTCAATATTCTTGAAAAGGTCAAACCCTATTCAAACGAAAAAGGAATTGTCTTTGGCTCTAATGGTCACAGAGATCGAGAACAGGGTAAAGAACAAGCTCAAAAACCAATGAGTGATCATACGCTTTCACAACCGATTAAACGGCATTGGGATAAGTTTGGAATAGAAACACCGTTTACACCACATGATTTACGCCGAACAAGCGCAACTCTCATTGCAGGCTTGTTCGGGCGACGTGATTTAACAAAACTCTGTCTAAACCATGTCGATAACAGTATTACGGCGGTCTATGACCAATATGCGTATAGTAAGGAAAAAGAAATGGCAATAAACGCTCTCAACAAAGCGATTGAAATTATTATCAACTGCAAAAATGTTGAGAGCGTTCCAAGTTTTGATCAGTTACGAGAACAGGTTTTTAAAAAGCCTAATCATTTGACTGTTGATACGAAGCAGGATTTTCAAGCCAGTTTTTCAGATCAAGTATCTTATAGGCTTTCCTTTGACCTAAAGGGGTAATTGAATAAAGTCGTGGAAAGCGTTTTTCAATACGCAAGCGATATTGCGTTGCTTTATCAAGCGTTGTGACAATCTCAGCAGTTTTGATTGAGACAAAACTGTTGAGCATAAAGAGCAACTCTGCCACGACTTTATCTTCCTGTTCTGGGTCAATGAGAATAACAGCGTTATTTTCAATTGTTTTTACCATATTGTTTTCCTTTTCAAAGTTAGCGTTAGCAGAAGTGATAATGATTTTTGAATATTAAAACCATGCACATAAAATGACTTAAAACTGTATGTAAAGCATTGAATAGTATGACTTTTATGTCCATACACAAATTAAAAACGAATCTCTAAAACATTGGCAAACCTAAACCAACAAAGGAGATTTTTAATGAACTTAACATTTAACTATAAAGGAAAATCGAAAGAAGATTTTAAAAAGGAGATTATAGACAAACTCGTCAAAAGACGAAAAGAACTCAATATGACACAAGAAGAAGTCAATCAAAAATTGGGAATGTCAGATTCCCAGGTAGCAAAATGGGAAACGGGCAAACGCGTTCCGATACTTTTTCATTTGCTCTGCTGGCTCGATGTTTTGGGATTAGGGATGAAACTTCATGACAATGAGGGGAATCTTCTAGCTTCTACACATGCACCAAAGAAATAGGAATAAAAAAATAGCCTCTCAAACCGAGAGGCTATTTTCTCAAAGAGTTGGTTTTTAATTACAACTCAAATTGCACAATCTTCTTTTCAATTTCTTCTTTACGGTGAAGTAATGTGTCTTGTAAATGATTAGTCACAAGTTGAATAAGATTGGTATTGGTTGTTTTAAATTCTTCGCCATTTTCATCACGAATTAAAAATACACACGAGTCGCCATTATTGTATTTGAACTTAGTTAAGCTCGTTAAAGTTGTCATGAGCCGTGTGCGTTGATTGGCTAAACCGTTAAGTTTCTCAAAGTTATTCATACGGTCATGTAAACTAATTGGTTTTGTGACTGGTGGAATTACTTCTTGAACAAGTTTCTTAGTTGCAGATGTTGCTTTTGCCTTTTCGGATGTTTTTACGGCTACTGTTGATTGCGTTTTTTTCGCTGTTCCATTTTGTTTTACTGTTGCTGTTGCCATGATTTTAAATTTTTAAGATTAAACATTGTTTTTTTGATCGTTCCCTTTTGGCATGTTGGGTTTCGAACAATGCTTCATCTGCCGATGCGGTAGGAAAGGTCAAGACAACATCGGTTATTTTTTGTGTGCAAAAAATGTTCGTGTTCCCGCAGGGCTTGGTCTTGCAAGCGCGCAAAGGCAAGAGGCGATATTTGCAATTGATCGATAACACCACAGGTCACTAAAAAGTGTGCGATAATGATGTTTAATTAGGGATTTGAAATGGTACTGGAAACAATGAGTGAAAGGGAATATTCAAAAAATGGACTCGCAAATGCGGAAAACCGCATTGTACAATTGTAATCTTTGTTTTACATTTATAGAAAATAAAAGAAGTTACTATAAATAAACAGCTTGTTATTCAAGTATTTCAATAAAAATAGGGCATTCTGCGACTAATACTTTTAATAAAACTAAAACAAGAATTCGAACTACTATGAAAATCACAAAACTTAGACTTTTTAACTTCAAAAAATTTGAATTTTTAGAAGTAGATTTCAAAGAAAATTTAAACGTATTGATTGGCGATAACGAGTCTGGAAAAAGTTCAATATTATTAGCAATTGACTTAGCCCTTAGAGGTAGTAGAAATCGTGTTGAAACTGAAGGATTGGATTTGCTTTTTAATTCCAAAGCAGTCGAAGATTTCTTCGTTACAAATACCTACGAAACTTTACCTGAACTTAAGGTTGAATTATATTTTGATAATTTGGGAAATAAAAATGATTATTATGGTAGAAATAATACTTTAGGGACAGACGAATACGGATTTTCTCTTATTTGTAAACCTCGTGACGAATTAAGTAAAGATATATCAGAGATTTTAGCACAAGGAAAACAAAACTTTCCTTTTGAATATTATTCGATTACTTTTTATAAGTTCTCTGGTCAGCCATATTTAAGTTTTAAAAAAGATTTTAAACATATTTTATTAGACAATACCCTCATTAATAATGAATACGCTACAAATCAATACATCAAAACATTATATGACAGCAATGTAACTATCTCAGAAAAAAATAAACACTTAAATGAGTATCGAAAATATAAGAATGATTATCGTGAGAAAGTTCTAGCTGACGTTAATAAAAAAACTGGAGACTATAAATTTGGAATTAAAAACGATAAAAAATCAAATTTAGTAACAGACTTAACTATTACAGAGGAAAATATTGATATTCAAAACAAAGGAAAAGGACGTCAATGCTTTATAAAAACCGAGTTTGCTCTGCAAAAAAATAAAAGTGAATTAGACTTTGTTTTGTTAGAAGAACCAGAAAATCATCTGAGTCATTTGAACATGAAGAATTTAATTTCAAGAATAAGTGACTCTAAAAATAAACAACTTTTCATCGCAACACATAGTAATTTAATTAGTTCAAGATTAGATTTAAGAAATACCATTTTATTGAATAGTAATAGTTCAATTTCTATCAATCTAACTCATTTAGAAGACTCTACCGCAAACTTTTTCATGAAAGCACCAGATAATAATATCTTGGAGTTTATTCTCTCTAAAGAAGTGATTCTCGTTGAAGGAGATGCAGAGTTTATATTACTAGAAAGATTCTTTGAGATTGTTACAGGGAGCAAGCCGAACGAACTAAATGTCCATATTATTTCTGTTGGTGGTACAAGTTTTAAAAGATATTTGGAAATTTCTAAACTGCTAAATATTAAAACGGCAGTAATTAGAGATAATGATACAGATTATCAAAAAAACTGTGTATGCAGGTACGTTAAATATATAGCAACGAATATAAAAGTCTTCTCCGAAATAGATAATTCTATTTCAACATTTGAGATATCAATGTATAATACTAATACTCAAATTTGTGATGAACTCTTTTCTTCTGGAAGAAGAACAAGAAGTGTTCAACAATTTATGCTTGATGAAAAAGCTGAATGCGCTTTTGAAATACTAGATAAAAAAAGTACAGAGATTATTGTTCCTAATTATATAAAAAATGCAATTGAATGGTTGATAAAAAATTAATATTAGCAGTTGCAGGCTCAGGTAAAACAACCAATTTAATTGATAAATTAAATTTAGATAAACGATTTTATTTAGTTACTTATACAATAACCAGCGCGAGTTTGATTCGGTATCGGATTATTAAAAAATTTGGTTATTTACCAAATAACATACAAGTATTTACTTATTTCAACTTTTTGTACAACTTTTGTGTAAAACCGTTTTTATTCTTCAAATATAATCTCAAAGGAATATATCTTGAGAATCCCCCCGAACAAACTAATTACTTCAAAAATTCAGATATAAGAAAATATATGAGTAAAAATGGCTATGTCTATCATAATAGACTAGCTAAGCTAATTGAATTTGAGAATTTAATAGAAGATGTTAAATTAAGGTTAGAAAAGTTCTGTGATTATTTCTACTATGATGAAGTACAAGATTTAGGGAGTCACGATTTCAATTTTATAATGGAGCTTTCAAAGTCCAATCTTAATTTTCTTTTTGTTGGAGATTTTTATCAGCATACATATGTAACAAGCTTCGATAGAAATGTGAATGTAAATTTACACAAGGATTTTTATAAATATTTAAAAAGGTTTGAGGCTTATGATATCAAAATTGATTTAAAAACATTAAGCAATAGCTGGAGATGTAGCCCCACAATATGTAATTATATAACTGATAATTTAGATATTAATATTGGCTCTCATAGAACTGATCAAACAAAAATTACATTAATTGAAGATAAACAAAAATTGATTCCAATTTTAAATAATAATAACATAATAAAGTTAGTTTATAACAATGCGAATAAAAGGGATTTTAAAGCAAAAAATTGGGGTGAATGCAAGGGTGAAGATGATTTTATCGACACCTGTATAATAATGAATACCACTACATACAATTTATATAAAAAAGATAACTTAAAGAAGTTGGCTAAGAGAACTAAAAACAAACTTTATGTAGCTCTATCAAGAACCCGTGGTAATTGTTATTTAGTTAATGAAAAACTATTGAAATAGAAATGTTTGATCAAAAATGAATTATATCTGCTATTTGCTTTAGATAAAAAATAGGGGAATATAGCTGACAACATTATAGACACTTGCTATTTTTAATTTGAAAAATCTCTAAGATGTATTTTTTTTAATTTTAGAACAAATATTACGCAATGAAAAAACAACTCCCAAAACCAGAAAATTGGCAAGATTTTGAGTCCTTGTGTAAAAAACTTTGGGGCGAAATTTGGAAAATACCAAATAAGATAAAGAAAAATGGTAGAGCAGGACAAATCCAAAATGGTGTTGATGTTTATGGTATTCCAAAAAATGAGAAAAATTATTGGGGCATTCAATGTAAAGGTAAAGACTCGTACACACATGCAAAATTAACTAAGTCGGAAATAGATATAGAAATTGAAAAAGCAAGATCATTCAAGCCGAATTTAACCGTTTTAATTTTTGCTACAACATCAAATAAAGACTCAATAATAGAAGAGTATGTAAGACTAAAAGATTTTGAAAATAGAGAAAATCAAAGCTTTGAAATTTTACTTTTTTGTTGGGAAGATATCGTCGATCTTATCGAAGAGCATAAAGATGTGCATGACTATTATATGAATTCTCAAAAGTTCAAAACGCAATTCGATTTTGAACTTTTGTTCGATGAAAATCAAGATACCGTAATTGAAGTTAATCCTGAATTTTATAATTCTAAAATTGTAACTGTCATAAAACCACCATCCATTCACAATCCAAGAAGAGGAAATATACACATTTTAGACCTAACAGGCGACTGGAGTACTCATAGGAGTGGTAAAAATTTATCTTATTGCACCATGAATTTATTGCTTACCAATACAGGACAAGAAGTTCTTGAAGATTGGAAGCTCACGTTTAAGGTTGAGGGAAAATATAAATTTTTAGGTAATTATGATGCCAGCGAGGATCAATTATCTCGAAGTAGTATTGCAAAAATTAGTAATCCTAGTGCATTTCTTGAATACAATGATGAATTCACTTTGGAATCTTCCAAAGCCATTATTCAAAGTGACCATAGAAAATATCCTTTATGGATAAGACCAATGCCAGAAAAATATCAAATTAAACTTTCATGGGTATTCTTAGCGAGAGGTTATAAGAATAATGGAGAATTAATTATTAACGTTAACCCAATTATTGAAGATCAAACATTAACAAATGAAGTTGATCACTATTATGAACTAAAAGAAGATCAAGATAGAATTGATGAGAAAGTCGTATATCAATAAAGAGTAAATTAAGAACTTTAAGAAAAGATAGGGCGATTAAAAAAAATAAGAAAAGCTTTTTATGTCAATTGGATTCAATGGTTTTGCGGATTCTATTTTTTAGAATAAAGCTGTAACAATTTTTAAAAATGTAAGACAAATATTATAAAATATTGTCGTTATGAGTAATTTAAATAAACTCAATAATGAATTTAAAATATACCAAGAGTAAAAACAAAATCTCATACATGTGTATATTGTTTTGCAGTATAAAATAATTAGTTATGAATCGAATAAAAAGAGGAATACAAAAATTAGAATCTAAACAAATAGATTTAATAAATAAGCAAATTGAAGATTTGAACCATAAGAGATCACATAGAAATCGCTCTTTTGTATTAAGTTGTATTGTAATATTGGGAGCATTTTTTTCATTTTTGGCAATTACATATCCAAATTTTAAAACTTCTCAAAAAACAGCTAATGTAGAGTTAGGTTATGAAGTATTAAGACTTTGGACAGCAACAGACACTGTTTCTAATAAGGAATTAAAAAAACTAATTCGAACAAGTTTAGCATCAGAAATTGATTTTGCAGAAATGTTAGCTAATAATGATTCTTTAAATCAAAAGATCAAGAAAATAGATATTTTAGTGAATTCACCTGTTAATATGGGATGGTGTATTAATGACGAAAAGGGTGTGCTTAATTTTAATAATAGTAATTATAGCAAAGAAATTTATGATAAATTAAAGAAAAAATATGGCGATATTTTGTGGGCTGAAACTATGAACCTTCCTGAATTTGAATATTTTGAGTTAGATTCTCTACCTGCAAACCGGCATTATTAAATTAAGTATATAATTTATCCAAACCAACTTATATGTTATTAAAATCTAAAATGTTTTAGGTATGTTTTAGGAAAGCAAAAAAGCTAAGATTCAGAATCTTAGCTTTTCTAGTGTTTATAGTAGTAGCGAGATCGGGAATTGAACCCGAGACCTCCGGGTTATGAATCCGACGCTCTAACCAACTGAGCTACCTCGCCGTGTTTGCGGGTGCAAATATAGGAACTATTTTTTTTTGAGCAAATAATCCACAAAATTTATTTTTTTTGATCTTTTCTTTTAAACTTATTAATTAATGTATATATTGTCAGCAACATAATCAAGAAATACAGCATGTCAGATAAAATTAAATACGAAATTGAGTTCCCTATACAATCTTCACCACAGCTTTTATTCCAATACCTGTCAACACCTTCAGGATTGTCCGAGTGGTATGCAGATAACGTAAATTCTCGAGGAGAACTTTTTACATTTATTTGGGATGGTAGCGAAGAAACAGCAAAGTTATTAGCCAAAAAGAACAACGAACGCATCCGCTTTCAATGGGAAGAGAATGAAGAC harbors:
- a CDS encoding site-specific integrase, whose translation is MLHSNSYKNGQFGTHSGTRDETKKHNDSKADKPKINKNGTHRSRIIKFTDVTIRHLKPKSKRIDYWCQGLSGFGIRMSPHGTKTWVYTYRIDAKKRRLSLGKYPAVTLREAKILYQEAKEKVEKGIDPIKERQEQKQKSFDELTLHELITLYLEHCKKAKKKSYDIERKCLEKDIIPVLGKRKITTIQAKDLSQIFHTIIVEREAPSTATHLYSYVRRLFNFAADMGLMRRRDNPCLDIKLNVKKKQRSRHLSPQEIYQFWHNIETVPMMPVTRLALKFMLVTVARGCEVRLMKWSDINWKDRIWTLPMTKNGHLHRIYLSDLAFNILEKVKPYSNEKGIVFGSNGHRDREQGKEQAQKPMSDHTLSQPIKRHWDKFGIETPFTPHDLRRTSATLIAGLFGRRDLTKLCLNHVDNSITAVYDQYAYSKEKEMAINALNKAIEIIINCKNVESVPSFDQLREQVFKKPNHLTVDTKQDFQASFSDQVSYRLSFDLKG
- a CDS encoding helix-turn-helix domain-containing protein — its product is MNLTFNYKGKSKEDFKKEIIDKLVKRRKELNMTQEEVNQKLGMSDSQVAKWETGKRVPILFHLLCWLDVLGLGMKLHDNEGNLLASTHAPKK
- a CDS encoding ATP-dependent endonuclease, yielding MKITKLRLFNFKKFEFLEVDFKENLNVLIGDNESGKSSILLAIDLALRGSRNRVETEGLDLLFNSKAVEDFFVTNTYETLPELKVELYFDNLGNKNDYYGRNNTLGTDEYGFSLICKPRDELSKDISEILAQGKQNFPFEYYSITFYKFSGQPYLSFKKDFKHILLDNTLINNEYATNQYIKTLYDSNVTISEKNKHLNEYRKYKNDYREKVLADVNKKTGDYKFGIKNDKKSNLVTDLTITEENIDIQNKGKGRQCFIKTEFALQKNKSELDFVLLEEPENHLSHLNMKNLISRISDSKNKQLFIATHSNLISSRLDLRNTILLNSNSSISINLTHLEDSTANFFMKAPDNNILEFILSKEVILVEGDAEFILLERFFEIVTGSKPNELNVHIISVGGTSFKRYLEISKLLNIKTAVIRDNDTDYQKNCVCRYVKYIATNIKVFSEIDNSISTFEISMYNTNTQICDELFSSGRRTRSVQQFMLDEKAECAFEILDKKSTEIIVPNYIKNAIEWLIKN
- a CDS encoding DNA helicase UvrD, whose amino-acid sequence is MVDKKLILAVAGSGKTTNLIDKLNLDKRFYLVTYTITSASLIRYRIIKKFGYLPNNIQVFTYFNFLYNFCVKPFLFFKYNLKGIYLENPPEQTNYFKNSDIRKYMSKNGYVYHNRLAKLIEFENLIEDVKLRLEKFCDYFYYDEVQDLGSHDFNFIMELSKSNLNFLFVGDFYQHTYVTSFDRNVNVNLHKDFYKYLKRFEAYDIKIDLKTLSNSWRCSPTICNYITDNLDINIGSHRTDQTKITLIEDKQKLIPILNNNNIIKLVYNNANKRDFKAKNWGECKGEDDFIDTCIIMNTTTYNLYKKDNLKKLAKRTKNKLYVALSRTRGNCYLVNEKLLK
- a CDS encoding START-like domain-containing protein, with product MSDKIKYEIEFPIQSSPQLLFQYLSTPSGLSEWYADNVNSRGELFTFIWDGSEETAKLLAKKNNERIRFQWEENEDTPYYFELKIVVDEITKDVSLIVIDHADDDEEVEEGKMLWENQIGSLKQVLGSR